The proteins below come from a single Micromonospora citrea genomic window:
- a CDS encoding zinc-dependent alcohol dehydrogenase, giving the protein MVNWVVSLAGPRRISLEPCPPDPLGPGQVRVRTCYSGISAGTELTLYRGSNPRLSKDWDDVSRMFVPRQSAVPYPLVGFGYEEVGEVVEVAPDVTDRRAGQVVWGIWGHRAEAVVAADTVHPLPAGLDPLAAVFARPGAIALTAVLAGDLHLGDWVGVFGQGVIGLLATRLAALSGARVVAVDRVPARLAHATRLGARVAVDAGTESAAAVLRRATGGRGADVCLELSGAYPALHEAIRATTHAGRVVAAGFYQGQADGLGLGEEFHHNRIQLVAAQVSGPTPAPGMAGRWTGARVAHTFMDLVAEGSVDPLPLVSHVVDASAVADALALLDRGDGDALQVVLRF; this is encoded by the coding sequence ATGGTCAACTGGGTTGTCTCACTCGCCGGGCCCCGACGGATCAGCCTCGAGCCCTGCCCCCCGGATCCGCTCGGCCCCGGTCAGGTCCGCGTCCGCACCTGCTACTCCGGCATCTCGGCGGGCACCGAGCTCACCCTCTACCGGGGCAGCAATCCCCGGCTGAGCAAGGACTGGGACGACGTCAGCCGGATGTTCGTGCCCCGGCAGAGTGCCGTCCCGTACCCGCTGGTGGGCTTCGGCTACGAGGAGGTCGGCGAGGTCGTCGAGGTCGCGCCCGACGTGACCGACCGGCGGGCCGGGCAGGTCGTCTGGGGCATCTGGGGGCACCGCGCCGAGGCGGTCGTGGCCGCCGACACGGTGCACCCGCTGCCCGCCGGGCTCGATCCGCTCGCGGCCGTCTTCGCCCGCCCCGGGGCGATCGCCCTCACCGCGGTGCTCGCCGGCGACCTGCACCTCGGCGACTGGGTCGGGGTCTTCGGGCAGGGCGTCATCGGGTTGCTCGCCACCCGGCTCGCCGCCCTCTCCGGCGCCCGGGTGGTCGCCGTCGACCGGGTGCCCGCCCGGCTGGCGCACGCCACCCGACTCGGCGCCCGCGTCGCCGTGGACGCGGGCACCGAGTCGGCGGCGGCCGTGCTGCGCCGGGCCACCGGCGGCCGGGGCGCGGACGTCTGTCTGGAACTGTCCGGGGCGTACCCGGCACTGCACGAGGCGATCCGCGCCACCACCCACGCCGGCCGCGTCGTGGCCGCCGGCTTCTACCAGGGGCAGGCCGACGGGCTGGGCCTGGGTGAGGAGTTCCACCACAACCGGATCCAGCTGGTGGCGGCCCAGGTCTCCGGGCCGACCCCGGCGCCCGGCATGGCCGGCCGGTGGACCGGGGCCCGCGTCGCACACACCTTCATGGACCTGGTGGCCGAGGGCAGCGTCGACCCGCTGCCGCTGGTGAGCCACGTCGTGGACGCCAGCGCGGTGGCCGACGCGCTGGCGCTGCTCGACCGCGGTGACGGTGACGCCCTCCAAGTGGTGCTGAGGTTCTAG